From a single Rosa rugosa chromosome 7, drRosRugo1.1, whole genome shotgun sequence genomic region:
- the LOC133723189 gene encoding uncharacterized protein LOC133723189, which translates to MANGWSDPTRMQVINFMIYCKGKTVFLKFVNASSDKKEHKYLAKLFKDVINEVGRENVVQIVLALMRKVCKDDLIRLGPTQFSTNYISLQSLFQKNVGLKQLFICNDWVTSEYCQSKEGRRIEELVLENMFWDNVQSVISIYKPLYGVLRIVDIEVNPTMPMLYDLFKKVGTKLEQIRNTVWYSEGIGDDPELLDALHSVFAKLDPNSAGIAQFGNEIINFRDSLYKFGRPAAIASRKSLNTYEWWNMYGGDTPTLRKLAMKILSQTTSSSACEQNWFEWLMVVKYSHVKSTASLEKKNDIGEEETADSIYHWKEVRDHYDESDGSGYKLSRGTNEKSIDDDDDDDGNTGGGSSHRGYGGSGRDNSCDNGSYDYTNREANYGNDRGSSKS; encoded by the exons ATGGCTAATGGGTGGTCCGATCCAACAAGAATGCAAGTTATCAACTTCATGATTTACTGTAAGGGTAAGACTGTGTTTTTGAAGTTTGTCAATGCGTCAAGTGATAAAAAGGAGCACAAATACCTTGCCAAGCTATTTAAAGATGTCATTAATGAAGTAGGGAGGGAGAATGTGGTTCAAATT GTTCTTGCTCTTATGAGAAAAGTATGTAAAGATGATTTGATTCGACTAGGACCAACACAGTTTTCCACTAATTATATTTCTCTTCAAAGCCTTTTCCAAAAGAATGTTGGACTTAAACAATTGTTTATTTGTAATGATTGGGTTACTAGTGAATATTGTCAAAGCAAGGAGGGAAGACGTATAGAGGAACTCGTTCTTGAAAACATGTTTTGGGACAATGTGCAATCAGTGATTTCTATTTACAAACCATTATACGGTGTTCTTCGAATAGTTGATATAGAGGTTAACCCGACAATGCCAATGTTATATGATTTATTTAAGAAGGTGGGAACAAAGCTAGAACAAATCAGGAATACAGTTTGG TATAGTGAAGGAATTGGTGATGATCCAGAGCTACTAGATGCCCTTCACTCAGTTTTTGCAAAGTTGGACCCAAACTCCGCAGGCATAGCACAATTCGGAAATGAG ATCATAAACTTTAGAGACTCGTTATACAAATTTGGAAGACCAGCTGCCATTGCTTCGAGGAAATCATTGAATACATATGAGTGGTGGAACATGTATGGGGGTGATACACCTACACTTCGTAAATTGGCAATGAAGATCCTATCTCAAACCACATCATCTTCTGCTTGCGAGCAAAATTG GTTCGAATGGTTGATGGTGGTGAAGTACAGCCATGTTAAATCGACTGCTAGtctggaaaagaagaatg ATATAGGTGAAGAGGAAACTGCTGATTCAATATACCATTGG AAAGAAGTAAGAGATCATTATGATGAAAGTGATGGAAGTGGTTATAAATTATCAAGAGGCACTAATGAAAAATcaattgatgatgatgatgatgatgatggtaatACTGGTGGTGGTAGCAGCCATCGTGGCTATGGAGGTAGTGGACGAGATAACTCGTGTGACAATGGTAGTTATGACTATACTAATCGTGAGGCGAATTATGGAAATGATAGGGGGAGTAGCAAATCATGA